One segment of Deltaproteobacteria bacterium HGW-Deltaproteobacteria-4 DNA contains the following:
- a CDS encoding low-specificity L-threonine aldolase, translating into MLNIDLRSDTVTRPSPEMRAAMIAAEVGDDVYGEDPTVNRLEAFSCERFGCESALFVSSGTQGNLLALLAHCRRGDEYLAGDQAHCYRCEGGGGAVLGGISPQPLAMEADGTISAERILRAIKPINDHYARTRLLCLENTHAGKVLSLRYHQQMQTLTRQQGLALHLDGARLGNAAVALGIDPAELVATVDSASICLSKGLGAPVGALLCGGRDLIREARHWRKMVGGGMRQAGILAAAGLYALEHNLPRLAHDHALARILAEGLAPLPGLHIDLATVQSNMVFVTVENNREEALKGYLREQGILVGGYDALRFVTHLDLRAEDIICVVEACQRFAER; encoded by the coding sequence ATGCTAAACATCGACCTGCGCAGCGACACCGTCACCCGTCCCTCGCCGGAAATGCGCGCCGCCATGATCGCCGCTGAGGTCGGGGATGATGTTTACGGCGAAGATCCAACCGTCAACCGCCTCGAAGCCTTTTCCTGCGAACGCTTTGGCTGCGAAAGCGCCCTCTTCGTCAGCAGCGGCACGCAGGGGAATCTTTTGGCCCTATTGGCACACTGCCGGCGTGGCGACGAATATCTCGCCGGGGATCAGGCACATTGTTACCGCTGCGAAGGCGGCGGTGGCGCCGTCCTTGGCGGTATTTCGCCGCAACCTCTTGCCATGGAGGCGGACGGGACGATTAGTGCCGAACGGATCCTCCGCGCCATCAAGCCGATAAACGATCACTACGCCCGCACCCGCCTCCTTTGTCTGGAGAATACCCATGCCGGCAAAGTCCTGTCGCTGCGCTATCACCAGCAGATGCAGACTTTGACGCGACAGCAGGGTCTCGCTCTCCACCTCGACGGCGCCCGTCTTGGCAATGCCGCTGTGGCCTTGGGCATCGACCCGGCCGAGCTGGTCGCCACCGTCGATTCCGCTTCGATCTGCCTCTCCAAAGGGCTCGGCGCTCCGGTCGGCGCCCTCCTTTGCGGCGGCCGCGACTTGATCCGTGAAGCGCGCCACTGGCGCAAGATGGTCGGCGGCGGCATGCGCCAGGCCGGCATTCTCGCTGCCGCCGGTCTTTATGCGTTAGAGCATAACCTTCCCCGCCTCGCCCACGATCATGCCCTCGCCCGCATCCTCGCCGAGGGGTTGGCTCCTCTCCCCGGCTTGCACATCGACTTGGCGACAGTGCAGAGCAATATGGTCTTTGTGACGGTGGAGAACAACCGGGAAGAGGCGCTGAAGGGATATTTGCGGGAGCAGGGAATTCTGGTGGGCGGTTACGACGCTCTGCGCTTCGTCACCCACCTCGATCTTCGTGCCGAGGACATTATTTGCGTGGTTGAGGCCTGCCAAAGGTTTGCCGAGCGGTAG
- a CDS encoding cobyrinic acid a,c-diamide synthase produces the protein MARKIFVAATGKDCGKTTTSLSLLHLASKKYGKGRVGFMKPFGPKPAEYRGVIVDKDAALTAEIFGLEQDPTLLSPVVVDRATTRAFLDGEFTAAFLHEKIRSALDELEHQYDFIVIEGSGHGGVGSIFDLSNAEVARITDAPVMIVTGGGIGNVVDATALNIALFRQAGVEVKLVLTNKVDPAKREQSLHYLTLAFARIGVPVRIGFDYAPLLANPTLNRVAKVLGETLRATPQEAQRIILHQQLGAASSQRVIDLLEDSTLLMVNSSRDELLVTTSSLYHLPEYKRKIAGLLIAGLNPISKITQQIIDDSGVPYLRTMITNSETFTLLSNDVSKTTADDKEKIELIYSMAERQLDFDAIEALVV, from the coding sequence ATGGCCCGGAAAATTTTTGTCGCTGCCACCGGAAAAGATTGTGGAAAGACGACCACCAGCCTTTCACTTCTGCACCTCGCCAGTAAAAAATACGGCAAGGGCCGAGTCGGCTTCATGAAGCCCTTCGGGCCGAAACCCGCCGAGTACCGCGGGGTGATCGTCGATAAGGACGCCGCCCTCACCGCCGAGATCTTCGGTCTGGAGCAGGACCCCACCCTCCTTTCTCCGGTCGTTGTCGATCGCGCCACCACCCGTGCTTTTCTCGACGGAGAATTCACCGCCGCGTTCCTGCATGAGAAGATCCGCAGTGCCCTGGACGAACTCGAGCATCAATACGACTTCATTGTTATCGAGGGATCGGGACATGGTGGTGTCGGCTCGATCTTCGATCTCAGCAATGCCGAGGTGGCCAGGATCACCGATGCTCCGGTGATGATCGTCACCGGCGGCGGCATCGGCAATGTCGTTGATGCCACCGCTCTCAACATCGCTCTTTTCCGCCAGGCAGGTGTCGAGGTCAAACTGGTATTGACCAACAAGGTCGATCCGGCCAAACGGGAGCAGAGCCTGCACTACCTCACCCTCGCCTTTGCCCGCATCGGGGTGCCGGTGCGTATCGGCTTCGATTATGCACCGCTCCTTGCCAATCCGACCCTGAACCGGGTGGCAAAAGTCCTCGGGGAGACCTTGCGCGCCACCCCGCAGGAAGCGCAGCGGATTATCCTCCACCAGCAGCTCGGGGCCGCTTCGTCGCAACGGGTCATTGATCTTCTCGAAGATTCAACCCTGCTGATGGTCAACTCTTCTCGTGATGAACTCCTGGTAACGACTTCGTCCCTTTATCATCTCCCCGAATATAAAAGGAAAATTGCCGGACTCCTCATCGCCGGTCTCAACCCGATTTCGAAAATTACTCAGCAGATCATCGATGATTCGGGGGTTCCTTATCTGCGGACGATGATCACCAATTCCGAGACCTTTACCCTCCTGTCCAACGACGTCTCGAAGACGACCGCCGATGATAAAGAAAAGATTGAACTGATCTACAGTATGGCCGAGCGTCAGCTCGATTTCGACGCCATCGAAGCACTGGTGGTGTAG
- a CDS encoding peptidase M48: MCRLITLTLTLLLLTACSTVPITGRSQLNLIPGSSMLAMSAQEYGTFIKENKVSANPEQTTTVKRVGTKIQQAVERYFADIGLESHLADYQWEFNLVEDPQVNAWCMPGGKVVVYTGILPVTRDDAGLAVVLAHEIAHAIAEHGNERMSQGLISQMGGIALSTAMSTKSAATRQLWMSVYGVGTQYGALLPYGRLQENEADQLGLVFMTMAGYDPHAAISFWERMAAQKGGQAPPEFLSTHPSDATRIARIKKEIPGVLEKYGK, from the coding sequence ATGTGCCGACTCATTACTCTCACTCTGACGCTGCTCCTCCTTACCGCCTGCTCAACCGTGCCGATTACCGGCCGTTCCCAGCTCAACCTCATCCCCGGTTCCTCCATGCTCGCCATGAGCGCCCAGGAATACGGTACCTTCATCAAGGAGAACAAGGTCAGCGCCAACCCGGAGCAGACAACGACGGTCAAGCGGGTCGGGACGAAGATCCAGCAGGCGGTCGAACGCTATTTTGCCGACATCGGCCTGGAAAGCCATCTCGCTGATTACCAATGGGAGTTCAACCTGGTCGAAGATCCGCAGGTCAATGCCTGGTGCATGCCCGGCGGTAAGGTGGTCGTCTACACCGGCATCCTGCCGGTGACCCGCGATGATGCCGGACTGGCGGTCGTCCTTGCCCACGAAATCGCCCACGCTATTGCTGAACATGGCAATGAGCGGATGAGTCAAGGACTGATTTCTCAGATGGGGGGGATCGCACTCTCGACCGCGATGTCGACGAAGTCGGCAGCAACTCGACAGCTCTGGATGTCGGTCTACGGCGTTGGCACCCAGTACGGAGCGCTCCTCCCTTACGGTCGATTGCAGGAGAATGAAGCCGACCAGCTCGGCTTGGTCTTCATGACCATGGCCGGCTATGATCCGCATGCCGCCATCAGCTTCTGGGAACGGATGGCGGCGCAAAAAGGGGGGCAAGCGCCCCCGGAATTCCTCAGTACACACCCATCCGATGCCACCCGCATCGCCCGGATCAAAAAAGAGATTCCGGGCGTGTTGGAAAAGTACGGAAAATAA
- a CDS encoding thiamine biosynthesis protein ThiC (catalyzes the formation of 4-amino-2-methyl-5-phosphomethylpyrimidine from 5-amino-1-(5-phospho-D-ribosyl)imidazole and S-adenosyl-L-methionine in thiamine biosynthesis), which produces MLTQIEAARQGIVTPQMAIVARDEQLSEAYILENVASGKIVIPWNHNRKPKVVGIGKGLSTKVNASIGTSSDIVDYAAEIRKAIAAEESGADTLMELSVGGDLDRVRREVIASVDLPVGNVPLYQAFCEAARRYGDPNKLDKELLFDLIEQQCSDGMAFMAVHCGINLYTIERLRKQGYRYGGLVSKGGVSMVAWMIANQQENPLYEHFDRVVSILKKYDTVLSLGNGLRAGAIHDSSDRAQIQELLINCELAELGRDMGCQMLVEGPGHVPLDEIEGNIQLQKRMSGGAPYYMLGPIACDVAPGFDHITAAIGAAQSSRYGADLICYITPAEHLALPNEEDVRMGVKAAKIAAYIGDMNKYPEKGRERDKEMSKARRDLDWGKQFELALYPEDAKAIRASRTPEDENTCTMCGDFCASRGAGKLFNGDLKGDKI; this is translated from the coding sequence ATGTTGACCCAGATCGAAGCTGCCCGCCAGGGCATCGTTACCCCGCAAATGGCCATTGTTGCCCGTGACGAACAACTCAGTGAAGCTTATATCCTGGAGAACGTCGCTAGCGGCAAGATCGTCATCCCCTGGAACCACAATCGTAAGCCGAAGGTTGTCGGCATCGGCAAGGGGCTCTCGACTAAGGTCAATGCCTCCATCGGCACCTCCTCCGATATTGTCGATTACGCTGCTGAAATCCGTAAAGCCATCGCTGCCGAGGAATCAGGCGCCGACACCCTGATGGAACTCTCGGTCGGCGGCGATCTCGACCGGGTGCGGCGCGAAGTCATCGCCAGCGTCGATTTGCCGGTCGGCAATGTCCCCCTTTACCAGGCCTTCTGCGAAGCAGCACGGCGTTATGGCGATCCCAACAAGCTCGACAAGGAGCTCCTTTTCGACCTCATCGAACAGCAGTGCAGCGATGGCATGGCCTTCATGGCGGTCCATTGCGGCATCAACCTTTACACCATCGAGCGCCTGCGCAAGCAGGGCTACCGTTACGGCGGCCTGGTCAGCAAGGGCGGCGTCTCGATGGTAGCGTGGATGATCGCCAACCAGCAGGAGAATCCCCTTTACGAACACTTCGATCGGGTGGTAAGTATCCTCAAGAAGTACGACACCGTCCTCTCCCTCGGCAACGGCCTGCGCGCCGGCGCGATCCACGACTCCTCCGATCGGGCGCAGATCCAGGAGCTCCTCATCAACTGCGAGCTCGCCGAGCTCGGCCGCGACATGGGCTGCCAGATGCTGGTCGAAGGGCCCGGCCATGTCCCCCTCGACGAGATCGAAGGGAATATCCAGCTGCAAAAGCGCATGAGCGGCGGCGCCCCTTACTACATGCTCGGCCCCATTGCCTGCGATGTCGCCCCCGGCTTCGATCACATCACCGCCGCCATCGGCGCCGCCCAGTCGAGCCGCTACGGCGCCGACCTGATCTGCTATATCACCCCCGCCGAGCATCTCGCCCTCCCCAACGAAGAGGATGTGCGCATGGGGGTCAAGGCCGCCAAGATCGCCGCCTACATCGGCGACATGAACAAATATCCGGAGAAGGGGCGCGAGCGCGACAAGGAGATGTCGAAAGCGCGCCGCGATCTTGATTGGGGGAAACAGTTCGAGCTCGCCCTCTACCCCGAAGATGCCAAGGCGATCCGCGCCAGTCGCACCCCCGAGGACGAAAATACCTGCACCATGTGCGGTGATTTCTGCGCTTCGCGCGGGGCCGGGAAGCTGTTTAACGGTGATCTCAAAGGGGACAAGATCTGA
- a CDS encoding LysE family translocator → MTTSLLLTFLGASLAITVAPGPDNLFILTQGIARGRRAAIITALGMCSGISIHTLAAALGISAIFATSALAFSAVKYAGAAYLLYLACLTLRHSGAVRLGQADARPALDLFKRGFIMNVLNPKVALFFLAFLPQFVNPQNGSVPAQMLLLGGLFMAQAVVLFTTLGYFAGSIGGYLLARPRLAKYLDGLTAGVFTALALRLAFAER, encoded by the coding sequence ATGACGACTTCCCTCCTCCTCACCTTCCTCGGCGCGTCGTTGGCGATCACGGTGGCACCGGGGCCGGACAACCTCTTTATCCTCACCCAGGGGATTGCGCGGGGGCGGCGGGCGGCGATCATCACCGCCCTCGGCATGTGCAGCGGCATCAGCATTCATACCCTCGCTGCGGCGCTGGGGATCTCGGCGATCTTCGCGACTTCGGCCCTCGCCTTTAGCGCCGTCAAGTACGCCGGCGCCGCTTATCTCCTCTATCTTGCTTGTCTGACCCTGCGCCACAGCGGCGCGGTACGACTCGGGCAGGCGGATGCGCGGCCGGCGCTGGACCTCTTCAAACGCGGCTTCATCATGAACGTCCTCAACCCCAAGGTTGCCCTCTTCTTCCTCGCCTTTCTCCCCCAGTTCGTCAATCCGCAGAACGGTTCCGTCCCGGCGCAGATGCTCCTCCTCGGTGGCCTCTTCATGGCGCAGGCGGTGGTCCTCTTCACCACCCTCGGCTACTTTGCCGGGAGCATTGGTGGCTATCTGCTGGCGCGGCCGCGACTGGCGAAATATTTGGATGGTTTGACGGCTGGGGTCTTTACGGCGCTGGCGTTACGGCTGGCTTTTGCGGAGAGATGA
- the mutY gene encoding A/G-specific adenine glycosylase translates to MISIAPLLLAWYGQVGRDLPWRHTSDPYCIWLSEIMLQQTTVTAVIPYYQRFLARFPAVATLASAPIEAVIDAWAGLGYYSRARNLHAAAQRVMNDYGGSFPSSLEELTDLPGVGRSTAGAIRAIAFGERGVILDGNVRRVLVRLLALDGDPRSSAAEKILWQSAEAVTPPERAGDYAQAIMDLGATCCTPTKPTCSLCPLAAHCHAFAQGRQDALPERRKTKAVPTVLQVALLLERDNRWRVERRPLSGMLGGLWEFPTCVVAVRDDPTTIAAVLAATYGVGDIRETGRVAHAYSHFKVDLRLFSGQVEEWGRVAEGKAEWVDAEVLRGLSLHGAHKKALKFIAT, encoded by the coding sequence TTGATCTCCATCGCCCCGCTCCTCCTCGCCTGGTACGGCCAGGTCGGCCGTGACCTGCCGTGGCGCCACACCTCTGATCCCTATTGCATCTGGCTCTCCGAGATCATGCTCCAGCAGACGACGGTGACGGCGGTCATCCCCTATTACCAGCGCTTCCTCGCCCGTTTCCCCGCTGTCGCCACCCTCGCCAGCGCGCCGATCGAGGCGGTGATCGACGCCTGGGCCGGCCTCGGTTACTACTCCCGCGCCCGCAACCTGCATGCGGCGGCGCAGCGGGTGATGAACGACTATGGTGGTTCTTTCCCCTCGTCCCTCGAAGAGCTGACCGATCTTCCCGGCGTCGGCCGCTCCACCGCCGGGGCGATCCGCGCCATCGCCTTTGGCGAGCGCGGCGTCATCCTCGACGGCAATGTCCGCCGGGTGCTGGTGCGCCTCCTCGCCCTTGATGGCGACCCGCGCAGCTCAGCGGCGGAGAAGATCCTCTGGCAATCGGCCGAGGCGGTGACTCCGCCTGAGCGCGCCGGTGACTACGCTCAGGCGATCATGGACCTCGGCGCCACCTGCTGCACCCCGACCAAACCGACCTGTTCCCTCTGTCCCCTCGCTGCGCATTGTCATGCCTTCGCGCAGGGACGGCAAGACGCGTTGCCGGAGAGACGGAAGACCAAGGCGGTGCCGACGGTGCTGCAGGTCGCCCTGCTGCTGGAACGCGACAATCGCTGGCGGGTCGAACGCCGTCCCTTGAGCGGGATGCTCGGCGGCCTCTGGGAATTCCCGACCTGCGTCGTCGCCGTCAGAGACGATCCAACGACCATCGCCGCCGTTCTCGCTGCCACTTACGGCGTGGGTGACATCCGCGAAACCGGGCGGGTCGCTCATGCCTACAGCCATTTCAAGGTCGATCTGCGGCTTTTCAGTGGTCAGGTGGAAGAGTGGGGGCGGGTCGCTGAAGGGAAGGCGGAGTGGGTTGACGCGGAGGTTTTGCGCGGATTATCCCTGCACGGCGCGCACAAGAAGGCGTTGAAATTTATTGCCACGTAG
- the hisC gene encoding histidinol-phosphate transaminase, which yields MQPLRKAIRDMAGYVPGFQPPDHEPWIKLNTNENPYPPSVKVREALLAEIGADGENLRKYPDPSSKQMRQVAAELYGFDPSWVITANGSDELLNNLIRAFAGEEEEVAYIHPSYSYYATLAEIQGARITTFGLTDDFRIKDFPARFEGKIFFLTSPNAPLGFSFPLAYIEEIAQRCAGMLIVDEAYVDFADFTAMALVKKYENVVVTRTFSKSYSLAGMRLGLAVARPEVVAALDKIRDHYHLDRLALVAGSAALADQAHLAATVAKIRATRERFIAGLKEIGYTIVESRTNFVFASPPDGNGKRVYDALFARKILVRYFSDPLLAHGMRITIGTDAEMETTLKALGEIG from the coding sequence ATGCAACCCTTACGCAAAGCCATTCGTGACATGGCCGGCTACGTCCCCGGCTTCCAGCCCCCTGATCATGAGCCGTGGATCAAGCTCAACACCAACGAAAACCCTTACCCGCCTTCGGTGAAGGTTCGGGAAGCGCTCCTCGCCGAGATCGGCGCTGACGGCGAGAATCTGCGCAAATACCCCGACCCCAGCAGCAAACAGATGCGTCAGGTGGCGGCGGAGCTTTACGGGTTTGACCCGAGTTGGGTGATCACCGCCAACGGTTCCGACGAGCTCCTCAACAACCTGATCCGCGCCTTTGCCGGCGAAGAGGAGGAGGTCGCCTACATCCATCCTTCCTACTCCTATTACGCCACCCTCGCCGAGATCCAGGGGGCGAGAATCACGACCTTCGGCCTCACCGACGACTTCCGCATCAAGGACTTCCCGGCCCGTTTCGAGGGAAAGATTTTCTTCCTCACCTCACCGAACGCCCCCCTCGGTTTTTCCTTCCCCCTCGCCTACATCGAGGAGATCGCGCAGCGCTGCGCAGGCATGCTGATCGTCGATGAAGCCTACGTCGATTTCGCCGACTTCACGGCGATGGCGCTGGTCAAGAAGTACGAAAACGTCGTCGTCACCCGCACCTTCTCCAAGAGCTACTCCCTCGCCGGGATGCGCCTCGGCCTCGCCGTCGCCCGCCCCGAGGTAGTCGCCGCCCTCGACAAGATCCGCGACCACTACCACCTCGACCGCCTCGCCCTCGTCGCCGGCAGCGCCGCCCTCGCTGATCAGGCGCACCTCGCCGCCACCGTCGCCAAGATCCGCGCCACCCGCGAACGCTTCATCGCCGGTCTCAAGGAAATCGGCTACACCATCGTCGAGTCGCGCACCAACTTCGTCTTTGCCTCGCCGCCGGATGGAAATGGCAAGCGGGTTTACGATGCCCTCTTCGCCCGCAAGATTCTCGTGCGCTACTTCTCCGATCCGCTCCTGGCACACGGGATGCGGATTACCATCGGCACGGATGCGGAGATGGAGACGACGTTGAAGGCGCTGGGGGAGATTGGTTGA
- the mqnC gene encoding dehypoxanthine futalosine cyclase: MKPFEIIQNKITAGTPIDRDEALWLLREADLLALGQLADAIREKKHPQHRVTFVIDRNVNYTNVCTSKCKFCAFYRNLDDADSYLLDYETIMEKVQGLVEHGGTQLLMQGGLHPELRIEWFEELFRLIRSRFPSVQIHSLSPAEVIHIAKQSGISMEDCLGRLKAAGLASIPGGGAEVLVDSVRLAISPNKIGTSDWLAVMEEAHRLGMRTTATMMFGSSEAPEDIVEHLLVIRELQARTGGFTAFIPWTYQPGNTELGGETASGVAYLRVLALSRIVLQNIDNIQASWVTQGAMMAQVALRFGANDLGGTMLEENVVAAAGCDFRLSIEEIVEIARGAGFTPAKRNTLYEILEEY, from the coding sequence ATGAAACCATTTGAGATTATCCAAAATAAAATCACCGCCGGCACTCCCATCGACCGCGACGAGGCCCTCTGGCTGCTGCGCGAAGCCGACCTTCTCGCCCTCGGCCAGCTCGCCGACGCCATCCGCGAGAAAAAACATCCCCAGCACCGCGTGACCTTCGTCATCGACCGCAATGTCAACTACACCAACGTCTGCACCTCGAAGTGTAAGTTTTGCGCCTTTTACCGCAACCTTGACGACGCCGACAGCTACCTCCTCGATTACGAAACGATCATGGAAAAGGTGCAGGGATTGGTTGAGCACGGAGGTACCCAGCTCCTCATGCAGGGAGGACTCCATCCCGAGCTGCGCATCGAATGGTTCGAGGAACTCTTTCGCCTCATCCGCAGCCGCTTCCCGAGTGTACAGATCCACTCCCTTTCCCCGGCCGAGGTCATCCACATCGCCAAACAGTCGGGGATCAGCATGGAGGATTGTCTGGGGCGCCTCAAGGCCGCCGGCCTCGCTTCCATCCCCGGTGGCGGCGCCGAAGTCCTCGTCGACTCCGTCCGTCTGGCGATCAGCCCCAACAAGATCGGCACCAGCGACTGGCTGGCGGTGATGGAAGAGGCGCATCGCCTCGGCATGCGCACCACCGCGACGATGATGTTCGGTAGCAGCGAAGCGCCGGAAGATATTGTCGAGCACCTTCTCGTCATCCGTGAACTGCAGGCCAGAACCGGCGGCTTCACAGCCTTTATCCCCTGGACCTACCAGCCGGGGAATACCGAACTCGGCGGCGAAACCGCCAGCGGCGTCGCCTACCTGCGCGTCCTCGCCCTGTCGCGTATTGTTCTGCAGAATATCGACAACATCCAGGCGAGCTGGGTGACGCAGGGCGCGATGATGGCCCAGGTGGCGCTCCGTTTCGGCGCCAACGACCTCGGCGGCACCATGTTAGAAGAAAACGTCGTCGCCGCCGCCGGTTGTGACTTCCGCCTGTCGATTGAGGAGATCGTCGAAATTGCCCGCGGCGCGGGGTTTACGCCGGCGAAGCGGAATACGCTGTATGAGATTTTAGAAGAATACTAA
- a CDS encoding aminofutalosine synthase MqnE yields MTNLFPLIRSKIEAGVRLSDSDALALFASDDLLAIGELAALANHRKHGDKVYFNINRHINYTNICVNRCTFCAFSKEEGENGSYTMMLDEILRKAAEAQAAGATELHMVGGLHPDLPFDFYLEMLAAIRADSPDLHIKAFTAVEIDYFARLTGQSVESVIEELKLAGLGSMPGGGAEILGARVREKICPEKISGERWLEVTALAHRTGLKSNATMLFGHIETATDRVDHLHKLRALQDQTHGFQAFIPLAFQPDNTKIAGAKGPGGIDALKTLAISRLYLDNFAHIKAYWVMLGLKIAQVSLTFGVNDLDGTVIEEKIGHDAGAASPQALSKEQLCGLIREAGKIPVERDTLYNELRAY; encoded by the coding sequence ATGACCAATCTCTTTCCTTTAATCCGCAGCAAGATCGAAGCCGGTGTCCGTCTTTCCGACAGCGATGCCCTTGCCCTCTTTGCTAGCGACGACCTCCTCGCCATCGGCGAACTCGCCGCCTTGGCCAATCACCGTAAGCACGGTGACAAGGTCTACTTCAATATCAACCGTCACATCAACTACACCAATATCTGCGTCAACCGCTGCACCTTCTGCGCCTTCAGCAAGGAAGAGGGGGAGAACGGCAGCTATACCATGATGCTGGATGAGATCCTCCGCAAGGCCGCCGAAGCCCAGGCCGCCGGCGCCACCGAACTGCACATGGTCGGCGGCCTCCACCCCGACCTCCCCTTTGACTTCTATCTGGAGATGCTCGCCGCTATTCGCGCCGACTCACCGGATCTGCATATCAAGGCCTTCACCGCGGTCGAGATCGACTACTTTGCCCGCCTCACCGGCCAGAGTGTCGAATCGGTCATCGAAGAACTCAAACTCGCCGGCCTCGGCTCGATGCCCGGCGGTGGCGCCGAGATCCTCGGGGCGCGAGTGCGGGAAAAGATCTGCCCGGAGAAGATCTCCGGCGAACGCTGGCTGGAAGTCACCGCCTTGGCGCATCGCACCGGATTAAAGAGCAACGCAACGATGCTCTTCGGCCACATCGAAACCGCGACCGACCGCGTCGATCATCTCCACAAGCTCCGGGCCTTACAGGATCAGACCCACGGTTTTCAGGCCTTCATCCCCCTCGCCTTCCAGCCCGACAACACCAAGATTGCCGGCGCCAAAGGACCAGGGGGGATCGATGCCCTCAAGACGTTGGCGATCAGCCGCCTCTATCTCGACAACTTTGCACACATCAAGGCCTACTGGGTCATGCTCGGCCTCAAGATCGCCCAGGTCAGCCTCACCTTCGGGGTCAACGATCTCGACGGCACGGTGATTGAGGAGAAGATCGGCCACGACGCCGGCGCCGCTTCGCCGCAGGCCCTCTCCAAAGAGCAGCTCTGCGGATTGATCCGCGAGGCCGGGAAAATCCCGGTGGAGCGGGATACCTTGTATAACGAGCTGCGGGCTTATTGA
- a CDS encoding aromatic acid decarboxylase: protein MKNIVVAICGASGSIYGLRLVEELLKADCRVTLLLTDAGRQVLHYETGLDWPTDIEVSRELIRSHFASYQLRHYANNDLFAPVASGTSAPDALVIVPCSMGTLGRVASGAGSNLIERVADVVLKERRELLIVPRETPLSSIHLRNLLTVAECGAQIIPAMPAFYRQPQTVADLVDFVIGKILDSLRIKHALFIPWGEEP from the coding sequence ATGAAAAACATCGTCGTCGCTATCTGCGGAGCTTCCGGCTCGATCTACGGCCTGCGCCTGGTCGAGGAACTGTTAAAGGCCGACTGCCGCGTCACCCTCCTTCTCACCGACGCGGGACGCCAAGTGCTGCACTACGAGACCGGCCTTGACTGGCCGACGGATATCGAGGTCAGCCGCGAGCTGATCCGCAGCCACTTTGCCAGCTACCAGCTGCGCCACTACGCCAACAATGACCTCTTCGCCCCGGTGGCGAGCGGCACCTCGGCCCCGGACGCGCTGGTGATCGTCCCCTGCTCGATGGGGACGCTGGGACGGGTCGCGAGTGGCGCCGGCAGCAATCTCATCGAAAGGGTTGCCGATGTCGTCCTCAAGGAGCGACGCGAACTCCTCATTGTCCCGCGTGAAACCCCCTTGAGCTCCATCCACCTCCGCAACCTTTTAACCGTTGCCGAATGCGGCGCGCAGATCATCCCGGCGATGCCCGCCTTCTACCGTCAACCGCAGACGGTGGCCGATCTCGTCGACTTTGTCATCGGCAAGATTCTCGACAGCCTGCGCATCAAGCACGCCCTCTTCATCCCTTGGGGGGAGGAACCCTGA
- a CDS encoding 4-hydroxybenzoate octaprenyltransferase produces the protein MFSKIRHLLEMIKFSHTIFAFPFALMGATLASLANGQPPTAAQIGWICLAMVGARNAAMGLNRIIDARIDAENPRTAGRQIPAGIISRQEAWIFVAGSTLLLLVAAWQLNPLCFYLSPLVLAFFILYAYCKRFTSLAHIVLGICLAGAPLGAWIALRSTVEWPIFALALAVLFWVAGFDIFYALQDLDFDRKQGLHSIPVRLGEKGAILLGKVLHGLMVGLLLLIPQGLPLGMIYYAGIGVISLMIAWEHHLVKPGDLSKLDAAFFNMNGYISVTIFCFTLADVLIK, from the coding sequence ATGTTTAGCAAAATTCGTCATTTGCTGGAGATGATCAAGTTCTCCCATACCATCTTCGCTTTCCCCTTCGCCCTGATGGGTGCGACCCTTGCATCTCTGGCCAACGGCCAGCCACCGACCGCTGCCCAGATCGGCTGGATCTGCCTCGCCATGGTCGGAGCGCGCAACGCCGCCATGGGGCTGAACCGCATCATCGACGCCCGCATCGATGCCGAAAATCCGCGTACCGCCGGTCGGCAGATCCCCGCCGGGATCATCTCCCGACAGGAAGCATGGATTTTTGTCGCCGGCTCGACCCTCCTCCTGTTGGTAGCGGCCTGGCAGCTCAATCCCCTGTGCTTCTATCTGTCGCCGCTGGTCCTCGCTTTCTTCATCCTTTACGCTTACTGCAAGCGCTTCACCTCCCTGGCCCACATCGTCCTCGGCATCTGTCTCGCCGGTGCCCCTTTGGGTGCATGGATCGCCCTGCGCAGCACGGTGGAGTGGCCGATTTTCGCACTGGCGCTGGCGGTCTTATTCTGGGTCGCCGGTTTCGATATCTTCTACGCCCTGCAGGATCTCGACTTCGACCGCAAGCAGGGGCTGCATTCGATCCCGGTCCGCCTCGGCGAGAAGGGGGCAATCCTCCTCGGCAAGGTGCTGCACGGGCTGATGGTCGGACTCCTGCTGCTCATCCCGCAGGGACTCCCCCTCGGGATGATCTACTATGCCGGCATCGGCGTCATCAGCCTGATGATCGCCTGGGAGCACCACCTCGTCAAACCCGGCGATCTTTCCAAGCTCGACGCCGCCTTCTTCAATATGAACGGCTACATCAGCGTGACGATTTTCTGCTTCACCCTGGCGGATGTATTGATTAAATGA